The proteins below are encoded in one region of Delphinus delphis chromosome 4, mDelDel1.2, whole genome shotgun sequence:
- the ICOSLG gene encoding ICOS ligand isoform X2, translating into MRPRSPGLLLLLLCGLRAEIQEEAIRAMVGSDVWLSCTYPEGNTFDLNDLYVYWQISVPGKQNTNSVVTYYLSGNSSAGHVNNHYKDRARLSLDGMKQGDFSLHLHNVTPQDEQKFNCLVFRKSLELEKILEVTVTLNVAANYSMPVVSGPSQDEELVFTCTSTNGYPWPKVYWINKTDNSLLDDALQNSTVSLNARGLYNVVSVLRIGRSPPVDVGCCIENVLLHQNLTSGQTEMFMGTKDSITEDPVDDTQDAVNPPVLSVLAVLVVAVAVAVATGWLCRQRCPYRSYAGAQAARPELELTEHV; encoded by the exons ATGCGGCCGAGGAG CCCTggactactgctgctgctactctGTGGCCTGCGAGCTG AGATTCAAGAAGAAGCAATCAGAGCGATGGTGGGCAGTGATGTCTGGCTCAGCTGCACTTACCCCGAAGGAAACACCTTCGATTTAAATGACCTTTATGTTTACTGGCAAATCAGTGTGCCGGGCAAACAGAACACCAACTCTGTGGTGACTTACTACCTCTCGGGAAACAGCTCTGCCGGCCACGTTAACAACCACTACAAAGACCGGGCCCGGCTGTCCCTGGACGGCATGAAGCAGGGCGACTTCTCTCTGCACCTGCACAATGTCACTCCCCAGGACGAGCAGAAGTTCAACTGCCTGGTGTTTCGGAAATCCTTAGAATTAGAAAAGATTTTGGAAGTCACGGTCACGCTAAACGTGGCAG CAAACTACAGCATGCCGGTGGTCAGCGGCCCATCCCAGGACGAGGAGCTGGTCTTCACGTGCACGTCCACGAATGGCTACCCGTGGCCCAAAGTGTACTGGATCAACAAGACGGACAACAGCCTGCTGGACGACGCCCTGCAGAACAGCACCGTGTCCCTAAACGCGCGGGGCCTGTACAACGTGGTCAGCGTCCTGCGGATTGGGCGGAGCCCCCCCGTCGACGTGGGCTGCTGCATTGAGAACGTGCTtcttcaccagaacctgaccagcGGCCAGACGG AAATGTTCATGGGAACCAAGGACAGCATCACAGAGGACCCAGTGGACGACACCCAAGATGCGGTGAACCCGCCGGTTCTCAGCGTCCTTGCTGTGCTAGTCGTGGCCGTGGCCGTGGCCGTGGCCACGGGCTGGCTGTGCAGGCAGAGATGTCCCTACAGAAGCTACGCAG